From a region of the Agromyces ramosus genome:
- a CDS encoding ATP-binding protein has protein sequence MHSTADPTSATPPTRPISARSDDGRAFVVADAAGSTFVAGSLVIVKTVLGRQLALVEERSETTPTVLRGRLIGELDGDAVDARTSHAFEHGQVDPADAATIEALHRTTGARLEVGVNLTSPGVPARLLPHRFNRHTFWCGQSGSGKTYALGVVLEQLIAHTALPVVIFDPNSDFVRLGERNPDASGPTAEALAQRDIRVLRPNVEGAEPLRARFLNMPLASKAAVLRLDPMADREEFNTLLHLREVLEVHELDKVLPTLHASDDPAHARLLLRLENLGVLDWEVWAGDLTAATEVIAERPDVTVLDLGGFSTPEQHLVVALSVLDDLWARREERRPVLLVIDEAHNLASPNLESAVAVAVRERLIQIAAEGRKFGLWLLLSTQRPSKVHPGIISQCDNLALMKMSSPVDLDGLATYFGYAPHELIARSPWFRQGEALFAGGFVPTPSLVKVNARLTPEGGSDVVVPLR, from the coding sequence ATGCACTCCACCGCGGACCCCACGTCGGCCACGCCGCCGACCCGGCCGATCTCGGCGCGCTCAGACGATGGCCGGGCGTTCGTGGTCGCAGATGCCGCGGGTTCGACCTTCGTGGCGGGCTCACTCGTCATCGTGAAGACGGTTCTCGGCCGCCAGCTCGCCCTCGTCGAGGAGCGTTCGGAGACCACGCCGACCGTGCTGCGCGGGCGCCTCATCGGCGAGCTCGACGGTGACGCCGTCGACGCGCGCACGAGCCACGCCTTCGAGCACGGCCAGGTCGACCCGGCTGACGCCGCAACCATCGAGGCGCTGCATCGCACCACCGGTGCGCGCCTCGAGGTCGGCGTCAACCTCACGTCACCCGGCGTCCCGGCGCGCCTGCTGCCCCACCGGTTCAACCGGCACACGTTCTGGTGCGGCCAGAGCGGATCGGGCAAGACCTACGCGCTCGGCGTCGTGCTCGAGCAGCTCATCGCCCACACCGCGCTGCCGGTCGTGATCTTCGACCCGAACTCCGACTTCGTGCGCCTCGGCGAACGGAACCCCGATGCGAGCGGCCCCACGGCCGAGGCGCTCGCGCAGCGCGACATCCGGGTGCTGCGACCGAACGTCGAGGGGGCCGAACCACTGCGCGCCCGCTTCCTGAACATGCCACTCGCCTCGAAGGCCGCGGTGCTGCGGCTCGACCCCATGGCCGATCGCGAGGAGTTCAACACGCTCCTGCACCTGCGCGAGGTCCTCGAGGTGCACGAGCTCGACAAGGTCCTCCCGACCCTGCACGCGTCGGATGATCCCGCGCACGCGCGACTCCTGCTCCGGCTCGAGAACCTCGGCGTGCTCGACTGGGAGGTGTGGGCGGGCGACCTGACCGCCGCGACCGAGGTCATCGCCGAGCGACCGGATGTCACGGTGCTCGACCTCGGGGGCTTCTCGACGCCCGAGCAGCACCTCGTCGTCGCCCTCTCGGTGCTCGACGACCTCTGGGCGCGTCGCGAGGAGCGGCGGCCGGTGCTCCTCGTCATCGACGAGGCGCACAACCTGGCCTCGCCGAACCTCGAATCGGCGGTCGCCGTCGCAGTGCGCGAGCGCCTCATCCAGATCGCCGCCGAGGGTCGCAAGTTCGGGCTGTGGCTGCTGCTCTCGACGCAGCGGCCCTCGAAGGTGCATCCGGGCATCATCTCCCAGTGCGACAACCTTGCGCTCATGAAGATGAGCTCACCCGTCGATCTCGATGGCCTCGCGACGTACTTCGGCTACGCGCCCCACGAGCTCATCGCCCGATCGCCGTGGTTCCGCCAGGGCGAGGCACTGTTCGCAGGCGGCTTCGTGCCGACTCCGTCGCTCGTGAAGGTGAACGCGCGCCTCACGCCCGAGGGCGGCAGCGACGTGGTCGTGCCCCTGCGCTGA
- a CDS encoding GNAT family N-acetyltransferase has product MSEITIRSAGAADAAALAELAAETFPLACPPHTTAASIAAFIAEHFTVARFDGYLTDPGRTIHVALDGDRLVGYTMLIAGEPGDADAAAAVTRRPTVELSKFYTRAVAHGTGVAAPLMSATLDAAATTGAASMWLGVNEENARAIRFYEKHGFAKVGRKHFTVGGRVEDDWVLERPFG; this is encoded by the coding sequence GTGTCTGAGATCACCATCCGGTCCGCCGGCGCAGCGGATGCCGCGGCGCTCGCCGAGCTGGCCGCCGAGACCTTCCCGCTCGCGTGCCCGCCGCATACGACGGCCGCGTCGATCGCCGCGTTCATCGCCGAGCACTTCACCGTCGCCCGCTTCGACGGGTATCTCACCGACCCGGGCCGCACGATCCACGTCGCCCTCGACGGCGACCGGCTCGTCGGCTACACGATGCTCATCGCGGGGGAGCCGGGCGATGCGGATGCCGCGGCCGCCGTCACGCGTCGGCCGACGGTCGAGCTGAGCAAGTTCTACACCCGAGCGGTCGCGCACGGCACCGGCGTGGCCGCGCCGTTGATGTCGGCGACGCTCGACGCCGCCGCGACGACGGGCGCGGCATCCATGTGGCTCGGGGTCAACGAGGAGAACGCGCGGGCCATCCGCTTCTACGAGAAGCACGGCTTCGCGAAGGTGGGGCGCAAGCACTTCACCGTCGGCGGACGCGTCGAAGACGACTGGGTGCTCGAACGTCCGTTCGGCTGA
- a CDS encoding MFS transporter: MSTAPSPDTDTLPVIEPELQAAAASTTRPGLARRLAASVADPVLRILVIATLISRVGRGVFLTVTVLYFTLIVGLAPHEVAIVLAAASAAGVLSSLAGGWLADRVSARRLLVVLSALDGIGLICYVFAQDFVTALVVAVLVGAIEQAANATRMAIIARAFDGEGRVHARAVLRTVTNLAIAAGSGIGALALLAGTGDAYRWIIVGAGVMYLLGVTQLVRLPASVDAPAPRAALPVMTETGSTDVAASAAAERRALRRHSPWRNPRYLALTALSAVFGMQFGVGEIGVPLWIANHTEAPEVLVAAVLVLNTVIVVLFQVPLSRGTHDLRRAGRVSAIAAWLMAAACLVYAAAAGLPAGFAIAVIVLAALAHAFAEVLSQAGGWGLSFELADPVRAGTYQGVFSMGYSLGAMVAPLFVTSTALTLGFGGWAILAGVFLLSGLGTWLIARRAASEQTAGAHG; encoded by the coding sequence GTGAGCACCGCCCCCTCCCCCGACACCGACACCCTCCCCGTCATCGAACCCGAACTCCAGGCCGCCGCGGCATCCACGACCCGGCCGGGCCTCGCGCGTCGGCTCGCGGCATCCGTCGCCGACCCGGTGCTCCGCATCCTCGTCATCGCCACCCTCATCAGCCGCGTCGGCCGCGGCGTGTTCCTCACCGTCACGGTGCTCTACTTCACGCTCATCGTGGGACTCGCCCCGCACGAGGTCGCGATCGTGCTCGCCGCGGCGAGCGCCGCCGGCGTGCTCTCGTCACTGGCCGGCGGCTGGCTCGCCGACCGGGTCAGCGCCAGGCGCCTGCTCGTGGTGCTCTCGGCACTCGACGGCATCGGGCTCATCTGCTACGTCTTCGCGCAGGACTTCGTGACGGCGCTCGTCGTCGCGGTGCTCGTCGGGGCGATCGAGCAGGCCGCCAACGCCACGCGCATGGCGATCATCGCCCGCGCGTTCGACGGCGAGGGGCGGGTGCACGCCCGCGCGGTGCTCCGCACCGTCACCAACCTCGCGATCGCCGCCGGGTCGGGCATCGGCGCGCTCGCCCTGCTCGCCGGCACCGGCGACGCCTATCGCTGGATCATCGTGGGTGCGGGCGTGATGTACCTCCTCGGCGTGACCCAGCTCGTGCGCCTGCCCGCCTCGGTCGACGCGCCGGCGCCACGCGCCGCCCTGCCGGTCATGACCGAGACGGGATCGACGGATGTCGCGGCATCCGCTGCCGCCGAGCGCCGTGCGCTGCGACGCCACTCGCCATGGCGGAACCCCCGCTACCTCGCACTCACCGCCCTGAGTGCCGTGTTCGGCATGCAGTTCGGGGTCGGTGAGATCGGCGTTCCGCTGTGGATCGCGAACCACACCGAGGCGCCCGAGGTGCTCGTGGCCGCCGTGCTCGTCCTCAACACGGTCATCGTGGTGCTCTTCCAGGTGCCGCTCTCGCGCGGCACCCACGACCTGCGCAGGGCCGGCCGGGTCTCGGCGATCGCGGCGTGGCTGATGGCCGCCGCGTGCCTCGTCTACGCCGCAGCCGCGGGGCTGCCGGCCGGCTTCGCGATCGCGGTGATCGTGCTGGCCGCCCTCGCGCACGCCTTCGCCGAGGTGCTCTCGCAGGCCGGCGGCTGGGGGCTCAGCTTCGAGCTCGCCGACCCGGTGCGCGCCGGAACCTACCAGGGCGTGTTCTCGATGGGCTACTCGCTCGGAGCGATGGTCGCGCCGCTCTTCGTCACGTCGACCGCGCTCACGCTCGGGTTCGGCGGGTGGGCGATCCTCGCCGGCGTGTTCCTGCTCTCCGGCCTCGGCACGTGGCTGATCGCGCGGCGGGCCGCGAGCGAGCAGACTGCGGGCGCTCACGGCTAG
- a CDS encoding ArsR/SmtB family transcription factor: MLRYLLTEDDVGSVRFGISPLCELGLSLRAIREPARFPLQLGWLRRTEEARARLDMTTLDGLIDERMWTPDFLNPRPSSPLTRLDDEFAALLATPPEVFRADLIAVHGHVPEIFAGSTSAALRRIVRALRQLAETCFEPYWPRMRAVLEADVVHRGRQIAQAGVAAMLNGLSSRIDYDHGVVSVRLATAGDREQAIDGNGLTLVPTMFTRRASAPIGDGPPMILYSARGQGALWENEPVANPAALAAVLGDTRAGLLSALGAPASSTELGVRFGVTASAVNQHLRALRDAGLLVSTRYGHSVLYLRSELGTALLEARTG, encoded by the coding sequence ATGTTGCGCTACCTGCTCACCGAGGACGACGTCGGCAGCGTGCGCTTCGGCATCTCCCCGCTCTGCGAGCTCGGGCTCTCACTCAGGGCCATCCGCGAGCCGGCTCGGTTCCCGCTGCAGCTCGGCTGGCTGCGGCGCACCGAGGAGGCCCGTGCCCGCCTCGACATGACGACGCTCGACGGCCTCATCGACGAGCGCATGTGGACGCCCGACTTCCTGAACCCTCGCCCCAGCTCGCCGCTGACCCGGCTCGACGACGAGTTCGCCGCGCTGCTCGCGACGCCGCCCGAGGTGTTCCGAGCCGACCTCATCGCCGTGCACGGACACGTGCCCGAGATCTTCGCCGGGTCGACGAGCGCCGCGCTTCGGCGCATCGTGCGGGCGCTCCGCCAGCTGGCGGAAACGTGCTTCGAGCCGTACTGGCCGCGCATGCGCGCAGTGCTCGAGGCCGACGTCGTCCACCGCGGACGCCAGATCGCACAGGCCGGCGTCGCGGCGATGCTGAACGGGCTCTCGTCCCGCATCGACTACGACCACGGCGTCGTCTCGGTGCGACTCGCGACCGCCGGCGACCGCGAGCAGGCGATCGACGGCAACGGGCTCACGCTCGTGCCCACGATGTTCACGCGCCGTGCGTCCGCCCCGATCGGCGACGGCCCGCCGATGATCCTCTACTCGGCACGCGGACAGGGCGCGCTCTGGGAGAACGAGCCGGTCGCGAACCCCGCCGCCCTCGCCGCCGTGCTCGGCGACACCCGCGCGGGCCTGTTGTCGGCCCTCGGCGCGCCCGCGTCGTCGACCGAGCTCGGCGTGCGGTTCGGGGTCACCGCGTCAGCGGTCAACCAGCACCTGCGAGCGCTCCGCGACGCCGGCCTGCTCGTCTCGACACGGTACGGCCACAGCGTGCTCTACCTCCGCAGCGAGCTCGGCACCGCCCTGCTCGAGGCGCGTACCGGGTGA
- a CDS encoding NADP-dependent oxidoreductase, producing the protein MAETMMRALVIDRTGGPDELHLAEVPVPTRVSDELLVRVVAAGVNPIDAKTRAGRGVSRAIERYPAVLGGDFAGVVETVPYSAHPLQPGDRVYGMGRVPRVAGSYAEVIAVSSLSVTRMPASLDFAHAAGVPIAALTAWGAIVDTARVHDGQRVLIHAGAGGVGHFAVQFASYFGAVVTATCSARNVEFVRGLGANRVIDYTAERFEEVATGQDVVIDLIGNVHDQTGTRSLEALRPGGLIVTVPTGSWPTMAEEAAARGMRATGYSVAPDARTLSVITRLIDDGAVRVHVDRELPLAEGAEAHRLLEDGHIRGKVVLRVGPDPA; encoded by the coding sequence ATGGCCGAGACGATGATGCGGGCACTGGTGATCGATCGCACGGGCGGTCCCGACGAGCTGCACCTCGCCGAGGTACCGGTGCCCACCAGGGTCAGTGACGAGCTGCTCGTGCGCGTCGTCGCCGCCGGCGTGAACCCGATCGACGCGAAGACCCGCGCCGGGCGCGGCGTCTCGCGGGCGATCGAACGGTACCCCGCCGTGCTCGGCGGCGACTTCGCCGGTGTCGTCGAGACGGTGCCCTACTCGGCGCATCCGTTGCAGCCCGGCGACCGCGTCTACGGCATGGGCCGGGTCCCGCGCGTCGCCGGCAGCTACGCCGAGGTCATCGCGGTCTCATCACTGAGCGTCACGCGCATGCCGGCCTCGCTCGACTTCGCGCACGCAGCCGGCGTGCCGATCGCGGCGCTCACGGCGTGGGGCGCCATCGTCGACACCGCACGCGTGCACGACGGTCAGCGGGTGCTCATCCACGCCGGCGCCGGCGGGGTCGGCCACTTCGCCGTGCAGTTCGCGAGCTACTTCGGTGCCGTCGTCACCGCGACCTGCTCGGCGCGCAACGTCGAGTTCGTACGCGGACTCGGGGCGAACCGCGTCATCGACTACACGGCTGAGCGGTTCGAGGAGGTCGCGACCGGTCAAGACGTCGTCATCGACCTCATCGGCAACGTGCACGACCAGACCGGCACGCGCAGCCTCGAGGCACTCCGCCCCGGCGGGCTCATCGTGACCGTGCCCACGGGATCGTGGCCGACCATGGCCGAGGAGGCGGCGGCTCGGGGCATGCGCGCCACCGGCTATTCCGTCGCGCCCGACGCACGCACGCTCTCGGTGATCACCCGGCTCATCGACGACGGTGCGGTGCGCGTGCACGTCGACCGCGAACTGCCGCTCGCCGAGGGCGCCGAGGCGCACCGGCTGCTCGAAGACGGCCACATCCGCGGCAAGGTGGTGCTGCGCGTCGGGCCCGATCCGGCGTGA
- a CDS encoding alpha/beta fold hydrolase: protein MTTVLLHGLGADRRQPLELFTPVVNAVGGPGELVVAPDVRAHGGYLTVGEPTDFEIDRLTAEVADAVRLAQAEAGDERADAAAPLTVIGISMGAALALRLALDEQLPIARAVFVRPSFSDEPLPAHLRAFPVIGQILADAGASGVGEFRERAIFKQVAAVSPAGARGLLAQFTAPDAARRAMRLVEIPRNRAFASEAELAGLASRGIRSLVIGAPRDPVHPLALAERWAGALAAPLEVLPARDDGQAVQTARLRECLARWLQS from the coding sequence ATGACGACCGTCCTCCTGCACGGGCTCGGCGCCGACCGGCGGCAACCGCTCGAGCTCTTCACCCCGGTCGTGAACGCCGTCGGCGGGCCGGGCGAACTCGTCGTCGCACCCGACGTGCGAGCCCACGGCGGGTACCTCACGGTCGGCGAACCGACCGACTTCGAGATCGACCGGCTCACCGCAGAGGTCGCCGATGCGGTGCGGCTGGCGCAGGCCGAAGCGGGCGACGAGCGCGCCGACGCTGCCGCACCGCTCACCGTGATCGGAATCTCGATGGGCGCGGCGCTCGCGCTGCGGCTCGCGCTCGACGAGCAACTGCCGATCGCCCGGGCGGTGTTCGTGCGTCCCTCGTTCTCCGACGAGCCGCTGCCGGCGCACCTGCGTGCGTTCCCGGTCATCGGGCAGATCCTGGCCGACGCGGGTGCGAGCGGCGTCGGCGAGTTCCGCGAGCGCGCCATCTTCAAGCAGGTCGCCGCGGTCTCGCCGGCGGGGGCACGCGGCCTGCTCGCCCAGTTCACGGCTCCGGATGCCGCGCGGCGCGCGATGCGGCTCGTCGAGATCCCGCGCAACCGCGCGTTCGCGTCCGAGGCCGAGCTCGCCGGGCTCGCGAGCCGAGGCATCCGCTCACTCGTCATCGGAGCGCCGCGCGACCCGGTGCATCCCCTCGCCCTCGCCGAACGCTGGGCCGGCGCGCTCGCCGCGCCCCTCGAGGTGCTGCCCGCTCGCGACGACGGGCAGGCCGTGCAGACGGCGAGGCTGCGCGAATGTCTGGCCCGCTGGCTGCAGAGCTGA
- a CDS encoding YqaJ viral recombinase family protein — protein MTAPAPPPRPKHPYESRIVADASDRVAWLRARSRGITATDAAKLASRASVRSAAWEKRHGTSFGGSRYTDHGKAREPVIADWVRRTHGIEPSSLLFHAEGDRRHLATPDGLVVTHTGALELCEIKTTSRSWRGIPRGYLRQVWWQQYVLGAERTLVVWEQHDDFVPVAAEPRCRWVDRDDDQIAILVRLADELIAELSGSRV, from the coding sequence ATGACCGCCCCGGCGCCGCCGCCCCGCCCGAAGCACCCCTACGAGTCGCGCATCGTCGCCGACGCGAGCGACCGGGTGGCATGGCTCAGGGCCCGCTCACGCGGCATCACCGCGACCGATGCGGCGAAGCTCGCCTCACGCGCGTCGGTGCGATCCGCGGCATGGGAGAAGCGTCACGGAACCTCCTTCGGCGGCAGCCGGTACACCGATCACGGCAAGGCCCGCGAACCCGTCATCGCCGACTGGGTGCGCCGCACCCACGGCATCGAGCCGTCGAGCCTGCTCTTCCATGCCGAGGGCGATCGCCGGCACCTCGCGACCCCCGACGGCCTGGTCGTCACCCACACCGGCGCGCTCGAACTGTGCGAGATCAAGACCACGTCACGATCGTGGCGTGGCATCCCCCGCGGCTATCTCCGGCAGGTCTGGTGGCAGCAGTACGTGCTGGGCGCCGAGCGCACGCTCGTGGTCTGGGAGCAGCACGACGACTTCGTGCCCGTGGCCGCCGAGCCGCGCTGCCGGTGGGTCGACCGCGACGACGACCAGATCGCGATCCTCGTCAGGCTCGCCGACGAGCTCATCGCCGAGCTCAGCGGGTCACGGGTGTGA
- a CDS encoding amidase domain-containing protein, whose product MPSPLRQQSIFRRRRLVALGLVAVLAAGGVGVWAVTRAAGDETSATDIANADTTTGPDRPEPTTTPAPAAVADFSSLPATVAAQLTYAREHWQATESEQYGYLPENDCVNFASQTLLARGWVEDDEWWFDESGDPWSHATAWISSTAFMEYLEQHPERATALTDDQRDQVKVGDVVQFDWDDSGDRDHTGVVTSIETDDDGTTRILYAGHTDPTWDRSVDYAITELHPGGIAYYWSITD is encoded by the coding sequence ATGCCTTCCCCCCTCCGTCAGCAGTCCATCTTCCGTCGGCGGCGCTTGGTCGCACTCGGGCTCGTCGCCGTTCTGGCCGCCGGGGGCGTCGGCGTCTGGGCGGTCACGCGAGCCGCCGGCGACGAGACCTCCGCCACAGACATCGCGAACGCCGACACCACGACCGGCCCCGATCGCCCCGAGCCGACGACCACTCCGGCCCCGGCGGCAGTCGCCGACTTCTCGAGCCTTCCCGCCACCGTCGCCGCCCAGCTCACGTACGCCCGCGAGCACTGGCAGGCCACCGAGAGCGAGCAGTACGGCTACCTCCCGGAGAACGACTGCGTGAACTTCGCGAGCCAGACGCTGCTCGCGCGGGGCTGGGTCGAAGACGACGAGTGGTGGTTCGACGAGTCAGGCGACCCGTGGTCGCACGCGACCGCCTGGATCAGCTCCACCGCGTTCATGGAGTACCTCGAGCAGCACCCCGAGCGGGCGACTGCGCTCACCGACGACCAGCGCGACCAGGTGAAGGTCGGCGACGTCGTGCAGTTCGACTGGGACGACTCGGGCGACCGCGACCACACCGGCGTCGTCACCTCGATCGAGACGGACGACGACGGCACGACCCGCATCCTCTACGCCGGCCACACCGATCCCACGTGGGACCGCTCGGTCGACTATGCCATCACCGAGCTGCACCCCGGCGGCATCGCGTACTACTGGAGCATCACCGACTGA
- a CDS encoding response regulator transcription factor — MSNAPSPHRAPAIAKGDGSMVRVLVVDDEHSLTELLKMALRYEGWDVRTAGDGHTAVKVAREFRPDAIVLDIMLPDIDGLEVLQRVRAEGTETPVLFLTAKDSLDDRINGLTAGGDDYVTKPFSLEEVVARLRGLIRRSTLTLAQAKDPVLTVGDLTLDEDSYEVARAGTPIELTATEFELLRFLMRNPRRVLSKAQILDRVWSYDFGGKESVVELYISYLRKKVDAGREPMIHTVRGAGYMLKAVG, encoded by the coding sequence ATGAGCAATGCCCCCAGCCCGCATCGTGCCCCCGCCATCGCGAAGGGCGACGGATCGATGGTGCGCGTGCTCGTGGTCGATGACGAGCACTCGCTGACCGAGCTGCTGAAGATGGCACTGCGCTACGAGGGCTGGGATGTGCGCACCGCCGGCGACGGGCACACCGCGGTGAAGGTCGCCCGCGAGTTCCGTCCCGACGCGATCGTGCTCGACATCATGCTGCCCGACATCGACGGGCTGGAGGTGCTGCAGCGCGTGCGTGCCGAAGGTACCGAGACGCCCGTGCTGTTCCTCACCGCGAAGGACTCCCTCGACGACCGCATCAACGGGCTCACCGCCGGCGGCGACGACTACGTGACGAAGCCGTTCAGCCTCGAGGAGGTCGTGGCGCGCCTGCGCGGACTCATCCGCCGCTCGACGCTGACCCTCGCCCAGGCGAAGGACCCGGTGCTCACCGTCGGCGACCTCACCCTCGACGAGGACTCGTACGAGGTGGCACGGGCCGGAACGCCCATCGAGCTCACGGCGACCGAGTTCGAGCTGCTGCGCTTCCTGATGCGCAACCCGCGGCGGGTGCTCTCGAAGGCGCAGATCCTCGACCGTGTCTGGTCGTACGACTTCGGCGGCAAGGAGTCGGTCGTCGAGCTCTACATCTCCTACCTGCGCAAGAAAGTCGACGCGGGCCGCGAGCCGATGATCCACACGGTGCGGGGCGCCGGGTACATGCTCAAGGCCGTCGGATGA
- a CDS encoding sensor histidine kinase has product MTHPGDPGYAAAARASVTTSRPAIDPVDRSASTDAPSRRHPWTLHRRLLVIVAALLVAVSAAIGVVTVLVFHSSSVERLDASLRATASRATEVAPPGFPTDPRETVLEFLRVPGQPVGTLGGLVAGDSAFGAYISETGELVESSAATTEALASVSPDGEPHTIAAGSLGDYRALAVETQPQVRTVLALPLGDVNAQTAQLALTAAIVAAAGLVLALAIGSVVVRRALSPLAEVTATAQRVSELPLERGDVALAERVPVDDERTEVGRLGTAFNRMLGHVASALSAREQSEQKVRRFVADASHELRTPLASIRGYAELTRLHGGELPPDVVHAIGRIESESVRMTELVEDLLLLARLDEGRELATLPVDLGRIVVEAVGDAQAAGPGHEWEVRLPDAPVTVTGDEPRLRQVVTNLLANARIHTPEGTSVVASLEHDGDEVVLAVEDDGPGISPDLVGSLFERFARGDSSRSRRAGSTGLGLAIVRAVVEAHSGSVDVMSRPGATRFSVRLPAAD; this is encoded by the coding sequence ATGACCCATCCCGGCGATCCCGGCTACGCCGCCGCAGCCCGGGCGAGCGTCACCACCTCGCGTCCTGCGATCGACCCGGTCGACCGGAGCGCGTCGACGGATGCCCCGTCGCGGCGTCATCCGTGGACCCTGCATCGGCGCCTCCTCGTCATCGTCGCCGCGCTTCTCGTCGCCGTGAGCGCCGCGATCGGCGTCGTGACCGTGCTCGTGTTCCACTCCTCCTCGGTCGAGCGACTCGACGCGAGCCTCCGCGCGACCGCGTCGCGGGCGACCGAGGTCGCGCCCCCGGGCTTCCCGACCGACCCGCGCGAGACCGTGCTCGAGTTCCTTCGCGTGCCGGGCCAGCCGGTGGGAACGCTCGGCGGGCTCGTCGCCGGGGACTCCGCGTTCGGCGCGTACATCTCGGAAACGGGCGAGCTGGTGGAGTCGAGCGCCGCAACGACCGAGGCACTCGCCTCGGTGTCACCCGACGGTGAGCCGCACACCATTGCCGCCGGCTCGCTCGGCGACTACCGAGCGCTCGCCGTCGAGACCCAGCCACAGGTGCGCACCGTGCTCGCGCTGCCGCTCGGCGACGTCAACGCGCAGACCGCGCAGCTCGCGCTCACCGCCGCGATCGTCGCCGCTGCAGGGCTCGTGCTCGCGCTCGCGATCGGCTCGGTCGTCGTGCGACGCGCGCTGAGTCCGCTCGCGGAGGTCACGGCAACGGCCCAGCGCGTCTCCGAGCTGCCGCTCGAACGTGGCGACGTGGCGCTCGCCGAGCGGGTCCCGGTCGACGACGAGCGCACCGAAGTGGGCCGCCTCGGCACGGCCTTCAACCGCATGCTCGGTCACGTGGCATCCGCGCTCTCGGCTCGTGAGCAGAGCGAGCAGAAGGTGCGCCGCTTCGTCGCCGACGCGAGCCACGAGCTGCGCACCCCGCTGGCGTCCATCCGCGGCTATGCCGAGCTCACGCGACTGCACGGCGGGGAGCTGCCGCCCGACGTGGTGCACGCGATCGGCCGCATCGAGTCGGAGTCCGTGCGCATGACCGAGCTCGTCGAAGACTTGCTGCTGCTCGCGCGGCTCGACGAGGGACGCGAGCTTGCGACCCTCCCCGTCGACCTCGGGCGCATCGTCGTCGAGGCCGTCGGCGACGCGCAGGCCGCCGGGCCCGGGCACGAGTGGGAGGTGCGGTTGCCGGATGCCCCGGTCACGGTCACGGGTGACGAGCCGCGCCTGCGCCAGGTCGTGACGAACCTCCTCGCGAACGCGCGGATCCACACGCCCGAGGGCACGTCGGTCGTGGCGTCGCTCGAGCACGACGGCGACGAGGTCGTGTTGGCGGTCGAGGACGACGGTCCCGGCATCTCGCCCGACCTCGTGGGCTCGCTCTTCGAGCGATTCGCTCGCGGTGACTCGTCGCGGTCGCGGCGGGCCGGCAGCACGGGACTCGGGCTCGCGATCGTGCGCGCCGTCGTCGAGGCGCACTCCGGATCGGTCGACGTGATGAGCCGGCCGGGCGCGACGCGGTTCAGCGTGCGACTGCCGGCAGCGGACTGA